A region of the Stieleria neptunia genome:
GGACCTGCGACGTCGGCACCGGATCTGCCGGACCACAAAGTGCTGGACGGAGCCCGCACGGACCTGTGCATCGAGGATCTGCGGCGACTTGGAAAATCCCAGCAGCCGTTCTTCTTGGCGATGGGTTACATCCGTCCCCACCTTTCGCTCGTCGCGCCAAAGAAATACTGGGACCTGTACGACCCGGACAAACTGCCCGTGTTGATTGGCGAGAAAATCCCGCAAGGCGCACCGCCGTATGCGATGCACAACAACAGCGAACTCTCGCACTATGTCGACCTGATCGGCATGCCCAAACCGTGGGACGACGACGAACTATCCGCCGACAAAGCCCGGCGTTTGGTCCATGGTTATCACGCCTGTGTCAGTTACGTTGACGCACAGATCGGTCGTTTGCTGAAGGCGCTCGACGAGGAAGGCCTGCGCGAAAACACGATCGTTGTTCTCTGGAGCGATCACGGATGGAAGCTGGGCGAATACCGCGGCTGGGGCAAGATGACAAACTACGAAATCGACGCCCGCGTCCCGTTGATCATTGCCGCGCCCGCGATGAAGACCTCAGGCCAGAGCACCGAGTCACTCGCTGGACTGCTGGACCTGTATCCGACGCTCTGTGAGTTGACGGGATTGGAGATACCAGACTTCGCGGAAGGCAAGAGCCTGGTGCCGATCCTTCGCGATCCCGACGCCGAGGTGCATCCATCGGTGACCAGCCAGTATTACCGCAAACACGAAGGCCGCGAGTACATGGGCTATTCCATGCGCACCGACCGATACCGCTACATCGAGTGGCGTGATTTCGGGACCGGAGAAGTGACGTTTCAAGAACTCTACGACCACAGCACCGATGACGGCGAATCCGGTTCCGCATCGAATCTCGGCAAACGTGAAACAAAGAACCTCGCCGAGACGATCGAACCATCCGTCCTGAACCGGCTCAGCAGCCTGCTGCGTTCGACACATCCGCCGAGGAAGTTGAACATGACGCCGGCGGTACACACCAGTCCCTCTGGCCCCGGGCGTTTGCCCGTCGACATGACGTTCGAAAACCGCGCCGACGTGGACGTCAAAGTGTACGCGATCACAACCACCGGACGCCGCGGACGCGGACGCACGCTCCAGCCCGGTGCTTCCATCACCCTGAACGCTCGCATCGGCGGGGCCTATGTGGTCGAAAGCAGCGATGGAAAAATTCACGAAATCCACTCGCCTAGCTGGCCAATGCGGACGGTCGTCATCGGGCAGTGAGCGAGCAAACGAGACGGCTGAGCCAAGTCACTGTGGTTGATAACGACGACAGGGGGGCAGACGTTCGATGGCTCGGTCGACAGGACGACCGGAATGCGAGATAACTTTCGTCGGCCGATGTCCGATTGATTGATTTCGTTGCCCGTTTGTTTGGACCATGCACGTGAACGATTCTCGACAGATCAGCTATCGAATTCTGGATGCGTCGGCCAATCGGGCGGCCGAGGGGATTCGCACGATCGAAGAGTTTGTGCGGTTCGGATTGGACGATTCGCAAGCCGCCGCCGTTGCAAAGGAGCTTCGGCACGAGCTTGCCGCCGCGCTGTCGCGGTTGAACCGCGCCGAATTGCTCGCCGCCCGCGATACCGACGGCGATGTCGGCACCACGCTGCAAACGGCGGCCGAGTACTCGCGGACGGAAATTGCCGACGTGATCACCGCTGCGGCTGAGCGGGTGCAACAATCCCTGCGGGTCCTGGAAGAGTACGGAAAGACGATCGACGTTGAATTCGCTCGCCAGATCGAATCGCTGCGCTACCGGGCCTACACGCACCATCGCCAGATCGAACTTCACGCGATCGCCAGCAGTCGGTCACGTCGATTGGCCGATGCGGTGCTCTATCTGTTGATCGATTGCGGTCGGTCGGAAGCGGAGTTTGTCGAAACGATTCGGTCCTTGTCAGATGCCGGCGTCGATGTCTTCCAGCTGCGCGATAAACAGGCTTCTGATCGCCAGCTCTATGAAAGAGCCAAATGCGGCGCCGTGATTGCCAAGGGTTGCGACGCGCTGTTCATTGTCAATGACCGCGCCGACATCGCGTCGTCTGCCGGCGCCGATGGTGTCCATGTCGGGCAAGACGAGTTGCCGGCGGGAATGGCGCGACGCGTCGTCGGCAGCGAACGTCTGGTCGGGGTGTCGACGCACGACATCGACCAAGTGCATCAAGCGATCGCCGGCGGCGCGGACTACATCGGCTGTGGCCCGACGTTTCCCAGCACCACCAAGTCGTTTGATGCTCATGCGGGCACGGCGTTTTTGAAACAGGTGCATGAGGAAACCCGACAAACGCCTCGGCCCGCGTTTGCGATCGGCGGCATCAATCAACAGAATCTTGATCAGGTGACCGCATGCGGCTTTCACCGGATTGCCGTCACCGCTGCGATCAACGACGCCGAGGATCCGGCTGCCGCGGCCAGAGCCCTGCGGCGTCAGCTATTGGGATAGGCTTCCCAGCGTTACCTTCCGGGCGGTCGCGTCGTTGTTTCGACGACCTGGAAAGGACCTCGCACGATTCAGCCGGTGGTGACACCGACGTGAACGGGTTTCCAATCGACGACGTGGATTTCCACGCGACGAAAGCCACGGAACTCGTTGATCACCGGGCGATAAGCGATTTGAATCGGTCCGTCACAGGCGTTGAGTTCATCGCACCAGTCGCCGGCGCCGAAGGCGACGCCGCGGACGGTCTTGCCGCCTTGATCCAGACGGACCGTCAGATGGCGATCACCGCTGCCCATGCGACGGGCCGGTTCGGCCAGCGTGACGTTCTGGCAGAGTAGCGTCGGACGTGGGTTGCCCGCGCCGAAGGGCTCGAGTGTTTCGATTTGTTTGATCGTGTTCAGGTTCAATTGGCCGAACGACGCTTCGGCATCGATCACGATCTCCGGCTCGATTTCACCGGCCGTCCATTGTTCAGAAATCGCTTCGCAAAAGTCTTCGCGGAAACCGTCGATTTGGCGTTCGTCGATCGTCAGTCCCGCGGCGGCTTTGTGTCCGCCGAACCGGACCAGTCGGTCGGCACAAGTGGCCAGCGCGGCGTGCAAGTCGATCGCCGTTCCACCGACGCGACCCGATCCGACCGCTTCCGCTTTCCCGGAGGCATCCATCGACAGGATGATGACCGGCTTGGCGTACTTGTCGCTCAGCCGACCGGCGACCACGCCGATCACGCCCTGGTGCCAACCGACGCCGGCCAGCACCAGCGCGGGGTCGTTTTCGGCGTCGAAGTTTTCTTTGATTTGCTTTTGTGCGGCCAGGGTGACGCTGCGCTGCAAGCTGTCGCGGTTCTTGTTGAGCTGGTCGATGTATTCGGCCAGGGCCGTGGCCCGTTCTTCGTTGGTTGTCGTCAACAACTCCACACCCAACTGAGCCTGTCCGAGTCGACCGGACGCGTTCAACCGGGGCGCCAGGTTGAACGCGATGCTCTCGGTGTTCAACGTTGATGCTTCATCCAGCTTGGTGATCTTCATCAACTCGGCCAAACCGGGCAGCGGTTCGCTGCCGAGCATCCGCAAGCCGTGCGAGACCAGAATCCGATTTTCGTCGACCAATGGAACGACGTCGGCGACGGTTCCGATGGCGGCCAACGACAGCGACTGCATCAGGTAGCGCCGCAAGGGTTCGGTCACTTTCTTGGATCCGCAGATCTTTTGACACAGTGACCAGGCTAATTTGAACGCCACGCCGGCACCGCAGAGTTCGCCAAAGGGATAATGCGTTCCGGGCAGTCGCGGGTGCACGATCGCGTCGGCGTCGGGCAGAGAGTCGTCGATCGTGTGGTGATCGGTAATGATCAGTTGCACGCCCAGCTCTTTGCAGAGTTCGGCGCAGGCGACGCTGGTGATGCCGCAGTCGACCGAGATAATCATCTTTTTTCCGCGATCGGCCAGTTTTCCAATCGCGTCGGCATTCAAACCGTACCCTTCCTCCAATCGATTGGGGACGTGGTAGGCGACGTTGCCGCCGAGCAGTTTCAAGCCGTTGTAGAGGATCGCGGTCCCGGTCATCCCGTCGCAGTCGTAGTCGCCGTAAATCGCGATCGGCGTTTTCGCCGCGATCGCCTCGGCCACCAACTCGGTCGCCTCGGGGACACCGGGCAATTCTTGGGGGTCACGCAGTCCCGTCAATTTTGTCGACAAGAAGGCGTCGGCGGCCTTGCGATCATAGACGCCGCGGCTGACCAAAAGCTGTGCGACAACGGGCGGCAATCCGGATCCACGGATCAGTTGGTCGACGCGGGCGGCATCATGGGGAACGATCCGCCATTTCCGTTTCATCCTTGGACTCACTTACGTTGAGGCGCGTGACGCGTTTCAAATCCGGCAGCAGCAGCGAAACACTACGGCCTACCGCGCAGGACGCAGTCTTTCGATGCAGGGCATGGAGGATCGCCGCCAGTCACAAGACTTGACGTCGGCCCTCCCTTCGCTGCGCTCAATTCCTCCCGCACACGGGAGGGTTCTTTCAAACGTCCTACTTTTTCTTTTCGCCGTGCCAGGTGTGGCGGCGCAGTCGCGGGCTGTACTTCTTCAGACGAAGCTTTTCGCCGCCGGCCTTACGCTTCAGGGTGTAGTTGTAGTCGCCGGTTTCTTCGCAAACCAGGAAGACTGTTTCAGCCTTTTTCTTGCTCTTAGCCATCGGAAGTCAATTCAGACAGGTGTGATTGTGGGGGTGCATGCCGTTTTTCGGGTCGCGGATTATGCCCGCTGGTCCCCTGTTTCGGCAAGCCTTGTTTCCAGTAAACCTGCTCCGGAGGGCGATTCGGGTTAGAATTAGCACCACCAAGGCCTCCTTCTTTGATCATTTTGCACTGGATTCCTTCCTGATGACGCGTTTCATCCCCCCCGTTTGTTTCTCCACGGTCGCTGCCAGTTTCGCGGTCGGCCTGGTTCTGCTGGCTCAGCTTTCGGCCACCGTGGACGCGGCCGACCCTCCCGGTCGACCCAACATCGTTTGGATCATGTCGGAGGACAACTCGGCGGATTACCTCCGTCACTTTGACCCCGCCGGGGCTCCGGCACCCAACATCGAAGCGTTGGCGGCCCACGGCGTGACCTTTGATCGCGCGTTCTCCAATGCGCCGGTCTGTTCGGTCGCCCGCACGACGTTGATCACCGGATGTTACGCCCCGCGGATCGGCACCCAATTCCATCGTCGACACGTCGCGATGCCGATGCCCGAAGACTTGCAGATGTTTCCGGCCTACCTGCGAGCCGCCGGTTATTACACGACCAACAACAGCAAAGAGGACTACAACGCGGTCAAGGGATCCGATGTTTGGAGCGACTCGAGTCGGAAGGCGAGTTGGCGGAACCGCCCAGATCAGTCGATGCCGTTCTTTCACGTGCAAACGTTCGCCGATTCGCACGAAAGCCGATTGCACTTCGGCGAAGCGCAAATGACGGAACCGACGGCGACCGATCCGGCCGACGTCAAGCTCCAGGATTACTTTCCCGATACGCCGCTGTTCCGCTACACCCGAGCCCGGTATCACGATCGGATGATGAAAATCGACGAACTCGTCGGCGGCGTGATCGACCAGCTTCGCGAAGACGATCAACTGGAAAACACGTTTGTGTTCTACTTCGGCGATCACGGCGGCGTGCTGCCACGATCCAAAGGCTACCTGTATGAATCAGGCCTGCACGTCCCATTGGTTGTTCGCGTGCCGGATCGGTTCCAATCGTTGGCCGCCCGTGAACTCGGTTCGCGCACCAACGGGTTTGTCGAGTTCGTCGATTTCGGGCCGACCGTGTTGAGCCTGGCCGGGCTGGAGCAACCCGAAGGTGTCGACGGGAAACCGTTTCTGGGGATCGACGCCGACCCGGACAAAGTCGATCGCCGCGACGAAACATTGGGGTACGCGGATCGGTTCGACGAAAAATACGAACTCGTTCGGTCGCTGCGAATCGGCGACTTCAAATACATCCGCAACTTCGAATCGTTTTATCCAGACGGGCTGCAGAACAACTATCGGTACAAGTGCCTGGCGTACCAGCAGTGGCGCGAGTTGCACCAACAAGGAAAACTGACCGGTGCGGCAAAGCAGTTCTACGAAGCCAAAGCGCCCGAGGCGTTGTATGACCTGGCGGCCGATCCGTACGAGATCAACAACTTGTGGTCGAATCCCGAGCACGCGACGCGCTTGAAAATGATGCGTGATCAATTGGACGATCGACTCAAGTCGCTGCCCGATCTGAGCTTTGTGATCGAAGCGGTGATGGTCGATGAAGCGATCAACAATCCGACGGTATTTGGCGAATCACACAGCGGACAAATCACCAAGTACATCGACACGGTGAACTTGGCGTTGCTGCCGAGCGAACAGGCGTTGCCGGGAATCCAAGCGGCACTCGAGGATGCCGATCCGTGGGTCCGTTACTGGGCGCTGGTCGCCTGCAGTTCGCTGGGTGAAGCCGCCAAACCGCTGACGCCGGCGATCGAGAAATTCCTCGTCGACGTCGAACCGCTCGTTGTGATCCGGGCGGTGGAGTATTTGGCCGTGCACAGCGACATCGACACCAAACCGTTCCTTTATCGCTCGCTGGAACGTGCGACCAACGAACCGGAACTGCTGCGGATGCTCAACACGATCGTCTTCCTGCGTGACTTCCACGGTTACGAAGTCGACCCGGATAAGTTTCAGTTCCTGCCGGTCTTGCTGCCGATCGATCCCAAGGGCGAAGTGATCCGCAGGTTGCAATACCTGAAGGGCGAAATTTAAACGGTGTGAAGACGGAGAGATGGCAGAATGATGAAGTGGCAGAATGATTTTAGGTCTGCGATCGGAGTGGTCTGAACATCATTCTGCCCCGGATCATTCTGCCAAACCTTTTCCTACACTGCCGCCCTCGTCACTCTCACCCTTCGGCGTCGGCCGCATCACTCTCCCACGGATCCGACCAGTCTTCCCAGTGTTCCAGGTAGGTCGCGTAGGCTTCGCAGTCGGCGGCCTTGGCCTCGATCCACGCCTTGCTTTCGGCCGTGATCTCGACTTCTTTCTCCAGCGTCATCTTGCCGCTGAGCACCATCGACCGCAGGAACACGAAATACGTGTCCAGCACATCGCAGCGGCAGTAGTCGCTGATGCCCTTGAGGTCCCCGTCGTCATATTGCTGTTGGACCTGGTCGCCGGTGACCGACATTTTGCCGGGTTTGCCGAGCAGCTTGGTCGCCAAGTTCAATCCGCCGTTGAACCGTGAGGCGCTGAAATTAGTCAATAAATCTTGCAGGTCCAGGTGCGAATCGACGCTAAACCGATTCCGCGGCGATCGATAACCGTCGTTTTTGAACCAGGGCGCGATCGAGATGCCGAAGCGATAGGCCGCCAGTTCCATCAGCGGTAGATCGAAGGTTCGACCGTTGAACGTGACCCATTGGGGACGCTTGTAGATCTCCCAACCCTTCCAAAAATGGGCCGTGATCACGTGGCTGCGAAAATTCGGTTCGTCCAGGGAAACAATATCGATCAGCCGAAAGTCTTTGGAAACCTTGGCGACCACCACCGCAATGGGAACCTGGAACGTGTAGGGGATAAACGTGGTCCCTTTCTCCTCCATCAATTCCGATTGATAACGCGCGATGGCGTCCTGCGGCGAAAGCGACTGGCCGGGGTAGCGGACTTTCGCGATCAGCGCCCCATCGGCGATACTTTCGCAGTCAAATACCAGATGGGAAACGTCTTCGCTCATCAATCACCTTGATCCCGGTTCAAAAATCGTGTTGGAGTGTGGATCCGTTTCCGACACCTGCCGCACGAGCTTAACACAAAACGACACATGTTCGAAATCAACCGCCGCCGATTGTTGGACCGTTTTCTACGGTACGTTCGCATCGCCACCACCGCCGATCCCAATAGCGGGACCTATCCCAGCAGCGAAGGCCAACGGGAACTCGGCAAACTGCTTGCCGCCGAGCTTGCTGCGATGGCGGCCGAGGACGTCGTTCAAGACGAACACGCCCTGGTCTATGCGAGCGTTCCGTCCACCGTCGGCGATGCCGAGGTGCCCGTCGTCGCACTCGTCGCCCACGTCGACACATCGCCCGACGCACCCGGCGAGAACGTTTGCCCCAGCGTGATCGAAAACTATCCCGGCGGCGACATCGAACTGGCCAATGGAGAAATGATTCGTGTCGACGCCTGCCCGGCACTCCGCGATCTGGTCGGTGCCACCCTGATCACGACCGACGGCACCACGCTGCTCGGCGGCGACGACAAAGCCGGTGTGGCGATTATCATGGAACTGGTCCAGACGTTGATCGAAAATCCGCAACTGAAACACGGTCCGGTCAAGGTCGTGATGACGTGCGATGAAGAAATCGGCCATGGAACCGACAAGATCGATTTGCAAAAACTAGCAGCCGATGTGGCGTACACCCTCGACAGCGGCGGAGCCGGCATCGTCGACGTGGAAACGTTTTCGGCCGATGCCGCCACGGTGCGTTTTCTCGGGGACAACATTCATCCGTCGATCGCCAAAGACCGCATGATCAACGCGGTTCGTGGCGCCGCCGATTTCATCGCCGCCCTGCCGCGCGAAACCGACACGCCGGAAACCACCGACGGCCGGCAAGGGTTCATCCACGCCAATTCCATCAGCGGCGGGGTCGGTGAAGCGACCGTCGAATTGATCCTCCGTTCCTTCGATGCCGCCGACTTGGAAACCTACGCGGAATCCCTCCGCCAGATCGCCGCCTCGGTCGAATCGCAATGGCCGGGATTGAAAGTCGAAGTCAACACGCGGCGGCAATATCGCAACCTGGGCGAAGGCCTGGCCAAGTTGCCCGAGTCGATCACACTGGCCGAACAAGC
Encoded here:
- the rpmG gene encoding 50S ribosomal protein L33 gives rise to the protein MAKSKKKAETVFLVCEETGDYNYTLKRKAGGEKLRLKKYSPRLRRHTWHGEKKK
- the pepT gene encoding peptidase T — protein: MFEINRRRLLDRFLRYVRIATTADPNSGTYPSSEGQRELGKLLAAELAAMAAEDVVQDEHALVYASVPSTVGDAEVPVVALVAHVDTSPDAPGENVCPSVIENYPGGDIELANGEMIRVDACPALRDLVGATLITTDGTTLLGGDDKAGVAIIMELVQTLIENPQLKHGPVKVVMTCDEEIGHGTDKIDLQKLAADVAYTLDSGGAGIVDVETFSADAATVRFLGDNIHPSIAKDRMINAVRGAADFIAALPRETDTPETTDGRQGFIHANSISGGVGEATVELILRSFDAADLETYAESLRQIAASVESQWPGLKVEVNTRRQYRNLGEGLAKLPESITLAEQAFENLGRPCTKAIVRGGTDGSVLTEKGLPTPNLSSGQHNIHSVREFACLDEMVAATEHLVELLSLWSNQRA
- a CDS encoding sulfatase, with protein sequence MTLNSLVAIGPHDEPATTSPNVSQSRKPNVLFIAVDDLRPTMGCYGDGNAITPHLDGLADRGIRFNRAYCQVAVCNPSRASLMTGLRPDTLGVWTLPIHFREAKPDAVTLPQWMRRHGYTAVSHGKIYHNPTPDPQSWSEPIRNLPRLPTFYPEGTRDVVRKAMNELPANDWRKNNLRGPATSAPDLPDHKVLDGARTDLCIEDLRRLGKSQQPFFLAMGYIRPHLSLVAPKKYWDLYDPDKLPVLIGEKIPQGAPPYAMHNNSELSHYVDLIGMPKPWDDDELSADKARRLVHGYHACVSYVDAQIGRLLKALDEEGLRENTIVVLWSDHGWKLGEYRGWGKMTNYEIDARVPLIIAAPAMKTSGQSTESLAGLLDLYPTLCELTGLEIPDFAEGKSLVPILRDPDAEVHPSVTSQYYRKHEGREYMGYSMRTDRYRYIEWRDFGTGEVTFQELYDHSTDDGESGSASNLGKRETKNLAETIEPSVLNRLSSLLRSTHPPRKLNMTPAVHTSPSGPGRLPVDMTFENRADVDVKVYAITTTGRRGRGRTLQPGASITLNARIGGAYVVESSDGKIHEIHSPSWPMRTVVIGQ
- a CDS encoding sulfatase-like hydrolase/transferase, giving the protein MTRFIPPVCFSTVAASFAVGLVLLAQLSATVDAADPPGRPNIVWIMSEDNSADYLRHFDPAGAPAPNIEALAAHGVTFDRAFSNAPVCSVARTTLITGCYAPRIGTQFHRRHVAMPMPEDLQMFPAYLRAAGYYTTNNSKEDYNAVKGSDVWSDSSRKASWRNRPDQSMPFFHVQTFADSHESRLHFGEAQMTEPTATDPADVKLQDYFPDTPLFRYTRARYHDRMMKIDELVGGVIDQLREDDQLENTFVFYFGDHGGVLPRSKGYLYESGLHVPLVVRVPDRFQSLAARELGSRTNGFVEFVDFGPTVLSLAGLEQPEGVDGKPFLGIDADPDKVDRRDETLGYADRFDEKYELVRSLRIGDFKYIRNFESFYPDGLQNNYRYKCLAYQQWRELHQQGKLTGAAKQFYEAKAPEALYDLAADPYEINNLWSNPEHATRLKMMRDQLDDRLKSLPDLSFVIEAVMVDEAINNPTVFGESHSGQITKYIDTVNLALLPSEQALPGIQAALEDADPWVRYWALVACSSLGEAAKPLTPAIEKFLVDVEPLVVIRAVEYLAVHSDIDTKPFLYRSLERATNEPELLRMLNTIVFLRDFHGYEVDPDKFQFLPVLLPIDPKGEVIRRLQYLKGEI
- the recJ gene encoding single-stranded-DNA-specific exonuclease RecJ, giving the protein MKRKWRIVPHDAARVDQLIRGSGLPPVVAQLLVSRGVYDRKAADAFLSTKLTGLRDPQELPGVPEATELVAEAIAAKTPIAIYGDYDCDGMTGTAILYNGLKLLGGNVAYHVPNRLEEGYGLNADAIGKLADRGKKMIISVDCGITSVACAELCKELGVQLIITDHHTIDDSLPDADAIVHPRLPGTHYPFGELCGAGVAFKLAWSLCQKICGSKKVTEPLRRYLMQSLSLAAIGTVADVVPLVDENRILVSHGLRMLGSEPLPGLAELMKITKLDEASTLNTESIAFNLAPRLNASGRLGQAQLGVELLTTTNEERATALAEYIDQLNKNRDSLQRSVTLAAQKQIKENFDAENDPALVLAGVGWHQGVIGVVAGRLSDKYAKPVIILSMDASGKAEAVGSGRVGGTAIDLHAALATCADRLVRFGGHKAAAGLTIDERQIDGFREDFCEAISEQWTAGEIEPEIVIDAEASFGQLNLNTIKQIETLEPFGAGNPRPTLLCQNVTLAEPARRMGSGDRHLTVRLDQGGKTVRGVAFGAGDWCDELNACDGPIQIAYRPVINEFRGFRRVEIHVVDWKPVHVGVTTG
- a CDS encoding 3'-5' exonuclease, whose protein sequence is MSEDVSHLVFDCESIADGALIAKVRYPGQSLSPQDAIARYQSELMEEKGTTFIPYTFQVPIAVVVAKVSKDFRLIDIVSLDEPNFRSHVITAHFWKGWEIYKRPQWVTFNGRTFDLPLMELAAYRFGISIAPWFKNDGYRSPRNRFSVDSHLDLQDLLTNFSASRFNGGLNLATKLLGKPGKMSVTGDQVQQQYDDGDLKGISDYCRCDVLDTYFVFLRSMVLSGKMTLEKEVEITAESKAWIEAKAADCEAYATYLEHWEDWSDPWESDAADAEG
- a CDS encoding thiamine phosphate synthase, giving the protein MNDSRQISYRILDASANRAAEGIRTIEEFVRFGLDDSQAAAVAKELRHELAAALSRLNRAELLAARDTDGDVGTTLQTAAEYSRTEIADVITAAAERVQQSLRVLEEYGKTIDVEFARQIESLRYRAYTHHRQIELHAIASSRSRRLADAVLYLLIDCGRSEAEFVETIRSLSDAGVDVFQLRDKQASDRQLYERAKCGAVIAKGCDALFIVNDRADIASSAGADGVHVGQDELPAGMARRVVGSERLVGVSTHDIDQVHQAIAGGADYIGCGPTFPSTTKSFDAHAGTAFLKQVHEETRQTPRPAFAIGGINQQNLDQVTACGFHRIAVTAAINDAEDPAAAARALRRQLLG